From a region of the Syngnathus scovelli strain Florida chromosome 19, RoL_Ssco_1.2, whole genome shotgun sequence genome:
- the LOC125986785 gene encoding collagen alpha-1(IX) chain isoform X1 produces MAFRCSALTRKHPWTYSPVHMALVALLLAPALGQLDFNRLDGDTVCPPMRSGQDDLPGFDLITQFQLDVIPLKGVRKVDGSTALQVAYRLDREANFQIPTMLNFPRGFPDEYSFMVTFRMIKNTVSKVWNVWQIVDEDGRKQAGMRLNGDQQSLEYFLTSPDGNLQTVTFPGLSVLFNTKWHKVMIGVEREQVTLYVDCQPVDQKPIKGKGAINTEGDTLIGRLDADPEASVVFELQWMLIHCDPKRAQRESCNELPATEMFANAEPERSVPGPPGVSGPEGPRGPAGEDGRDGRDGLPGSPGSPGPAGSKGEQGEIGLPGQRGLPGLAGPTGPPGPMGPRGIVGERGLPGFPGPAGPAGPSSEGPPGPPGKPGIPGDEGNIGPEGAPGAKGDTGKAGPPGLPGPPGPAGPPGPSGEGSGESCPAACPAGPQGLAGLPGMKGHKGMPGEDGKDGIPGEKGDSGPEGPQGAPGRMGDDGQRGPIGPPGTTGEKGDKGPPGFNGMPGPTGPPGPPGVEGLRGRQGFDGPKGDEGAMGSQGEQGPQGNKGDVGAPGKDGLDGIPGTDGAKGEPGPVGTVGVRGVVGIPGLPGKPGLVGPTGEKGDAGADGAIGPIGLPGKTGEDGKPGEDGKPGEKGSTGGSGKQGPVGPAGPPGIEGEKGEKGNAGETGMKGHTGHKGDQGPMGPEGPKGSLGATGLPGDPGVKGDQGPPGIPGIKGEYGTKGDRGATGPEGRPGRPGHEGVAGPMGSRGLEGEQGLPGPPGPRGLPGPRVSDDNLREMCSAVVEEQLGEFMKDFLKRPAALGAPGVPGQAGPPGPAGADGAPGPPGAQGPMGVKGHPGYFGMPGSPGKKGDTGAKGDKGDKGEAGVGIKGSAGLPGAPGAPGAPGIGKDGKDGEPGEQGSPGVPGAAGPKGPSGPPGLCDPSTCTNRNPPPLFMYGGKKSSTYRKK; encoded by the exons ATGGCCTTCCGCTGCTCTGCTTTGACGAG aaaGCATCCATGGACATACTCGCCTGTCCACATGGCCCTGGTGGCTCTCCTGCTTGCTCCTGCACTTGGAC AACTGGACTTTAATCGACTGGATGGCGACACCGTCTGCCCACCTATGAGAAGCGGACAAGATGATCTTCCGG GTTTTGATTTGATCACCCAATTCCAGCTTGATGTCATCCCGCTAAAAGGCGTGAGGAAGGTAGACGGCTCAACTGCCCTGCAAGTGGCCTACCGCCTGGACCGGGAGGCCAACTTCCAAATTCCAACCAT GCTGAACTTCCCTCGCGGTTTCCCCGATGAGTACTCCTTCATGGTGACGTTCCGCATGATCAAGAACACCGTGAGCAAAGTGTGGAACGTCTGGCAAATCGTGGACGAGGACGGTCGCAAGCAAGCCGGGATGAGACTCAACGGGGACCAGCAGTCCCTGGAGTACTTCCTGACCAGCCCCGACGGCAACCTCCAGACCGTCACCTTCCCCGGCCTCTCCGTGCTCTTCAACACCAAGTGGCACAAGGTGATGATCGGCGTGGAGCGCGAGCAGGTCACGCTCTACGTGGACTGCCAGCCCGTGGACCAGAAGCCCATCAAGGGCAAGGGGGCCATTAACACCGAGGGGGACACTCTCATCGGCAGGCTTGACGCTGACCCCGAAGCGTCTGTGGTG TTTGAGCTCCAGTGGATGCTGATTCACTGCGACCCAAAGAGAGCCCAGCGTGAGAGCTGCAACGAGTTACCAGCTACCGAG ATGTTTGCCAATGCTGAG CCTGAAAGATCCGTCCCAGGCCCCCCTGGAGTCAGCGGCCCCGAGGGTCCTCGCGGGCCTGCGGGGGAAGATGGTCGAGATGGACGAGAT GGTCTTCCAGGGTCTCCTGGCAGCCCGGGTCCGGCT gGTAGCAAAGGCGAGCAGGGGGAAATTGGACTTCCTGGGCAGCGAGGCCTACCTGGTCTTGCAGGACCGAct GGTCCTCCGGGCCCAATGGGTCCCCGAGGGATCGTGGGCGAGAGA GGTCTTCCTGGTTTTCCTGGGCCTGCAGGTCCTGct GGCCCATCAAGTGAAGGACCTCCA GGACCACCAGGAAAACCGGGAATCCCGGGCGATGAAGGCAATATTGGGCCTGAG GGTGCACCAGGAGCCAAAGGGGATACTggaaaggcaggacctccagggcTTCCAGGACCTCCTGGTCCAGCG GGCCCTCCTGGTCCCAGTGGTGAGGGGAGTGGGGAATCT TGCCCTGCAGCCTGCCCTGCTGGACCTCAGGGATTGGCTGGGCTACCAGGCATGAAG GGACACAAAGGTATGCCTGGTGAAGATGGCAAAGATGGTATACCTGGAGAAAAG GGAGATTCTGGACCTGAAGGCCCTCAAGGTGCGCCAGGTCGCATGGGAGACGAC GGACAAAGAGGACCCATTGGACCTCCTGGTACAACAGGAGAAAAAGGAGATAAG GGTCCTCCAGGTTTTAATGGCATGCCCGGACCCACCGGCCCACCTGGACCTCCT GGTGTGGAGGGATTGCGTGGACGTCAAGGTTTTGATGGACCCAAGGGTGATGAA GGCGCGATGGGATCTCAAGGGGAGCAGGGTCCTCAAGGAAATAAGGGAGATGTT GGAGCGCCGGGCAAAGACGGCCTAGATGGAATTCCTGGAACTGATGGTGCCAAG GGAGAGCCCGGGCCGGTCGGAACCGTTGGCGTTAGGGGGGTTGTGGGCATTCCT gggctTCCAGGGAAGCCAGGATTAGTTGGACCTACTGGTGAAAAG GGCGACGCCGGTGCTGATGGAGCCATCGGGCCAATTGGACTTCCGGGCAAAACC GGTGAGGACGGGAAACCCGGAGAAGATGGAAAACCAGGAGAAAAAGGCTCAACT GGTGGATCAGGGAAACAAGGGCCAGTGGGGCCAGCAGGTCCTCCAGGTATCGAG GGTGAAAAGGGCGAGAAAGGCAACGCTGGGGAAACTGGAATGAAAGGTCACACTGGACACAAAGGAGATCAG GGGCCGATGGGACCAGAGGGACCAAAAGGAAGTTTG GGAGCTACAGGTCTTCCCGGAGATCCTGGAGTCAAGGGAGATCAG GGTCCACCTGGAATTCCTGGAATTAAAGGAGag TATGGAACAAAGGGCGACAGAGGAGCAACCGGACCAGAAGGTAGACCGGGTCGGCCAGGCCATGAGGGCGTGGCTGGTCCAATGGGATCCCGAGGGCTGGAGGGAGAGCAGGGTTTACCTGGGCCACCGGGTCCCAGAGGTCTGCCT GGCCCAAGAGTTAGCGATGACAACCTTCGGGAAATGTGCTCGGCTGTGGTTGAAG AACAATTAGGAGAATTCATGAAAGATTTCCTAAAGAGGCCCGCCGCATTGGGAGCTCCTGGCGTCCCAGGACAAGCGGGACCACCAGGCCCTGCTGGAGCTGATGGTgcgccgggaccaccgggagctcAAGGGCCCATGGGGGTCAAAGGCCATCCGGGCTACTTTGGCATGCCAGGTTCACCGGGAAAGAAAG GTGACACTGGAGCTAAGGGAGATAAAGGAGATAAAGGTGAAGCTGGTGTTGGAATCAAAGGAAGTGCAGGACTACCAGGTGcaccag GTGCTCCAGGTGCTCCCGGCATTGGCAAAGATGGGAAGGATGGAGAACCTGGCGAACAAGGAAGCCCCGGCGTCCCAGGAGCAGCCGGTCCAAAGGGTCCATCTGGTCCACCAGGTCTTTGTGACCCATCAACCTGCACAAACCGAAATCCACCACCTCTCTTTATGTACGGCGGGAAGAAGTCATCCACTTACAGAAAAAAGTGA
- the LOC125986785 gene encoding collagen alpha-1(IX) chain isoform X3, protein MAFRCSALTRKHPWTYSPVHMALVALLLAPALGQLDFNRLDGDTVCPPMRSGQDDLPGFDLITQFQLDVIPLKGVRKVDGSTALQVAYRLDREANFQIPTMLNFPRGFPDEYSFMVTFRMIKNTVSKVWNVWQIVDEDGRKQAGMRLNGDQQSLEYFLTSPDGNLQTVTFPGLSVLFNTKWHKVMIGVEREQVTLYVDCQPVDQKPIKGKGAINTEGDTLIGRLDADPEASVVFELQWMLIHCDPKRAQRESCNELPATEMFANAEPERSVPGPPGVSGPEGPRGPAGEDGRDGRDGLPGSPGSPGPAGSKGEQGEIGLPGQRGLPGLAGPTGPPGPMGPRGIVGERGLPGFPGPAGPAGPSSEGPPGPPGKPGIPGDEGNIGPEGAPGAKGDTGKAGPPGLPGPPGPACPAACPAGPQGLAGLPGMKGHKGMPGEDGKDGIPGEKGDSGPEGPQGAPGRMGDDGQRGPIGPPGTTGEKGDKGPPGFNGMPGPTGPPGPPGVEGLRGRQGFDGPKGDEGAMGSQGEQGPQGNKGDVGAPGKDGLDGIPGTDGAKGEPGPVGTVGVRGVVGIPGLPGKPGLVGPTGEKGDAGADGAIGPIGLPGKTGEDGKPGEDGKPGEKGSTGGSGKQGPVGPAGPPGIEGEKGEKGNAGETGMKGHTGHKGDQGPMGPEGPKGSLGATGLPGDPGVKGDQGPPGIPGIKGEYGTKGDRGATGPEGRPGRPGHEGVAGPMGSRGLEGEQGLPGPPGPRGLPGPRVSDDNLREMCSAVVEEQLGEFMKDFLKRPAALGAPGVPGQAGPPGPAGADGAPGPPGAQGPMGVKGHPGYFGMPGSPGKKGDTGAKGDKGDKGEAGVGIKGSAGLPGAPGAPGAPGIGKDGKDGEPGEQGSPGVPGAAGPKGPSGPPGLCDPSTCTNRNPPPLFMYGGKKSSTYRKK, encoded by the exons ATGGCCTTCCGCTGCTCTGCTTTGACGAG aaaGCATCCATGGACATACTCGCCTGTCCACATGGCCCTGGTGGCTCTCCTGCTTGCTCCTGCACTTGGAC AACTGGACTTTAATCGACTGGATGGCGACACCGTCTGCCCACCTATGAGAAGCGGACAAGATGATCTTCCGG GTTTTGATTTGATCACCCAATTCCAGCTTGATGTCATCCCGCTAAAAGGCGTGAGGAAGGTAGACGGCTCAACTGCCCTGCAAGTGGCCTACCGCCTGGACCGGGAGGCCAACTTCCAAATTCCAACCAT GCTGAACTTCCCTCGCGGTTTCCCCGATGAGTACTCCTTCATGGTGACGTTCCGCATGATCAAGAACACCGTGAGCAAAGTGTGGAACGTCTGGCAAATCGTGGACGAGGACGGTCGCAAGCAAGCCGGGATGAGACTCAACGGGGACCAGCAGTCCCTGGAGTACTTCCTGACCAGCCCCGACGGCAACCTCCAGACCGTCACCTTCCCCGGCCTCTCCGTGCTCTTCAACACCAAGTGGCACAAGGTGATGATCGGCGTGGAGCGCGAGCAGGTCACGCTCTACGTGGACTGCCAGCCCGTGGACCAGAAGCCCATCAAGGGCAAGGGGGCCATTAACACCGAGGGGGACACTCTCATCGGCAGGCTTGACGCTGACCCCGAAGCGTCTGTGGTG TTTGAGCTCCAGTGGATGCTGATTCACTGCGACCCAAAGAGAGCCCAGCGTGAGAGCTGCAACGAGTTACCAGCTACCGAG ATGTTTGCCAATGCTGAG CCTGAAAGATCCGTCCCAGGCCCCCCTGGAGTCAGCGGCCCCGAGGGTCCTCGCGGGCCTGCGGGGGAAGATGGTCGAGATGGACGAGAT GGTCTTCCAGGGTCTCCTGGCAGCCCGGGTCCGGCT gGTAGCAAAGGCGAGCAGGGGGAAATTGGACTTCCTGGGCAGCGAGGCCTACCTGGTCTTGCAGGACCGAct GGTCCTCCGGGCCCAATGGGTCCCCGAGGGATCGTGGGCGAGAGA GGTCTTCCTGGTTTTCCTGGGCCTGCAGGTCCTGct GGCCCATCAAGTGAAGGACCTCCA GGACCACCAGGAAAACCGGGAATCCCGGGCGATGAAGGCAATATTGGGCCTGAG GGTGCACCAGGAGCCAAAGGGGATACTggaaaggcaggacctccagggcTTCCAGGACCTCCTGGTCCAGCG TGCCCTGCAGCCTGCCCTGCTGGACCTCAGGGATTGGCTGGGCTACCAGGCATGAAG GGACACAAAGGTATGCCTGGTGAAGATGGCAAAGATGGTATACCTGGAGAAAAG GGAGATTCTGGACCTGAAGGCCCTCAAGGTGCGCCAGGTCGCATGGGAGACGAC GGACAAAGAGGACCCATTGGACCTCCTGGTACAACAGGAGAAAAAGGAGATAAG GGTCCTCCAGGTTTTAATGGCATGCCCGGACCCACCGGCCCACCTGGACCTCCT GGTGTGGAGGGATTGCGTGGACGTCAAGGTTTTGATGGACCCAAGGGTGATGAA GGCGCGATGGGATCTCAAGGGGAGCAGGGTCCTCAAGGAAATAAGGGAGATGTT GGAGCGCCGGGCAAAGACGGCCTAGATGGAATTCCTGGAACTGATGGTGCCAAG GGAGAGCCCGGGCCGGTCGGAACCGTTGGCGTTAGGGGGGTTGTGGGCATTCCT gggctTCCAGGGAAGCCAGGATTAGTTGGACCTACTGGTGAAAAG GGCGACGCCGGTGCTGATGGAGCCATCGGGCCAATTGGACTTCCGGGCAAAACC GGTGAGGACGGGAAACCCGGAGAAGATGGAAAACCAGGAGAAAAAGGCTCAACT GGTGGATCAGGGAAACAAGGGCCAGTGGGGCCAGCAGGTCCTCCAGGTATCGAG GGTGAAAAGGGCGAGAAAGGCAACGCTGGGGAAACTGGAATGAAAGGTCACACTGGACACAAAGGAGATCAG GGGCCGATGGGACCAGAGGGACCAAAAGGAAGTTTG GGAGCTACAGGTCTTCCCGGAGATCCTGGAGTCAAGGGAGATCAG GGTCCACCTGGAATTCCTGGAATTAAAGGAGag TATGGAACAAAGGGCGACAGAGGAGCAACCGGACCAGAAGGTAGACCGGGTCGGCCAGGCCATGAGGGCGTGGCTGGTCCAATGGGATCCCGAGGGCTGGAGGGAGAGCAGGGTTTACCTGGGCCACCGGGTCCCAGAGGTCTGCCT GGCCCAAGAGTTAGCGATGACAACCTTCGGGAAATGTGCTCGGCTGTGGTTGAAG AACAATTAGGAGAATTCATGAAAGATTTCCTAAAGAGGCCCGCCGCATTGGGAGCTCCTGGCGTCCCAGGACAAGCGGGACCACCAGGCCCTGCTGGAGCTGATGGTgcgccgggaccaccgggagctcAAGGGCCCATGGGGGTCAAAGGCCATCCGGGCTACTTTGGCATGCCAGGTTCACCGGGAAAGAAAG GTGACACTGGAGCTAAGGGAGATAAAGGAGATAAAGGTGAAGCTGGTGTTGGAATCAAAGGAAGTGCAGGACTACCAGGTGcaccag GTGCTCCAGGTGCTCCCGGCATTGGCAAAGATGGGAAGGATGGAGAACCTGGCGAACAAGGAAGCCCCGGCGTCCCAGGAGCAGCCGGTCCAAAGGGTCCATCTGGTCCACCAGGTCTTTGTGACCCATCAACCTGCACAAACCGAAATCCACCACCTCTCTTTATGTACGGCGGGAAGAAGTCATCCACTTACAGAAAAAAGTGA
- the LOC125986785 gene encoding collagen alpha-1(IX) chain isoform X2: MAFRCSALTRKHPWTYSPVHMALVALLLAPALGQLDFNRLDGDTVCPPMRSGQDDLPGFDLITQFQLDVIPLKGVRKVDGSTALQVAYRLDREANFQIPTMLNFPRGFPDEYSFMVTFRMIKNTVSKVWNVWQIVDEDGRKQAGMRLNGDQQSLEYFLTSPDGNLQTVTFPGLSVLFNTKWHKVMIGVEREQVTLYVDCQPVDQKPIKGKGAINTEGDTLIGRLDADPEASVVFELQWMLIHCDPKRAQRESCNELPATEPERSVPGPPGVSGPEGPRGPAGEDGRDGRDGLPGSPGSPGPAGSKGEQGEIGLPGQRGLPGLAGPTGPPGPMGPRGIVGERGLPGFPGPAGPAGPSSEGPPGPPGKPGIPGDEGNIGPEGAPGAKGDTGKAGPPGLPGPPGPAGPPGPSGEGSGESCPAACPAGPQGLAGLPGMKGHKGMPGEDGKDGIPGEKGDSGPEGPQGAPGRMGDDGQRGPIGPPGTTGEKGDKGPPGFNGMPGPTGPPGPPGVEGLRGRQGFDGPKGDEGAMGSQGEQGPQGNKGDVGAPGKDGLDGIPGTDGAKGEPGPVGTVGVRGVVGIPGLPGKPGLVGPTGEKGDAGADGAIGPIGLPGKTGEDGKPGEDGKPGEKGSTGGSGKQGPVGPAGPPGIEGEKGEKGNAGETGMKGHTGHKGDQGPMGPEGPKGSLGATGLPGDPGVKGDQGPPGIPGIKGEYGTKGDRGATGPEGRPGRPGHEGVAGPMGSRGLEGEQGLPGPPGPRGLPGPRVSDDNLREMCSAVVEEQLGEFMKDFLKRPAALGAPGVPGQAGPPGPAGADGAPGPPGAQGPMGVKGHPGYFGMPGSPGKKGDTGAKGDKGDKGEAGVGIKGSAGLPGAPGAPGAPGIGKDGKDGEPGEQGSPGVPGAAGPKGPSGPPGLCDPSTCTNRNPPPLFMYGGKKSSTYRKK; the protein is encoded by the exons ATGGCCTTCCGCTGCTCTGCTTTGACGAG aaaGCATCCATGGACATACTCGCCTGTCCACATGGCCCTGGTGGCTCTCCTGCTTGCTCCTGCACTTGGAC AACTGGACTTTAATCGACTGGATGGCGACACCGTCTGCCCACCTATGAGAAGCGGACAAGATGATCTTCCGG GTTTTGATTTGATCACCCAATTCCAGCTTGATGTCATCCCGCTAAAAGGCGTGAGGAAGGTAGACGGCTCAACTGCCCTGCAAGTGGCCTACCGCCTGGACCGGGAGGCCAACTTCCAAATTCCAACCAT GCTGAACTTCCCTCGCGGTTTCCCCGATGAGTACTCCTTCATGGTGACGTTCCGCATGATCAAGAACACCGTGAGCAAAGTGTGGAACGTCTGGCAAATCGTGGACGAGGACGGTCGCAAGCAAGCCGGGATGAGACTCAACGGGGACCAGCAGTCCCTGGAGTACTTCCTGACCAGCCCCGACGGCAACCTCCAGACCGTCACCTTCCCCGGCCTCTCCGTGCTCTTCAACACCAAGTGGCACAAGGTGATGATCGGCGTGGAGCGCGAGCAGGTCACGCTCTACGTGGACTGCCAGCCCGTGGACCAGAAGCCCATCAAGGGCAAGGGGGCCATTAACACCGAGGGGGACACTCTCATCGGCAGGCTTGACGCTGACCCCGAAGCGTCTGTGGTG TTTGAGCTCCAGTGGATGCTGATTCACTGCGACCCAAAGAGAGCCCAGCGTGAGAGCTGCAACGAGTTACCAGCTACCGAG CCTGAAAGATCCGTCCCAGGCCCCCCTGGAGTCAGCGGCCCCGAGGGTCCTCGCGGGCCTGCGGGGGAAGATGGTCGAGATGGACGAGAT GGTCTTCCAGGGTCTCCTGGCAGCCCGGGTCCGGCT gGTAGCAAAGGCGAGCAGGGGGAAATTGGACTTCCTGGGCAGCGAGGCCTACCTGGTCTTGCAGGACCGAct GGTCCTCCGGGCCCAATGGGTCCCCGAGGGATCGTGGGCGAGAGA GGTCTTCCTGGTTTTCCTGGGCCTGCAGGTCCTGct GGCCCATCAAGTGAAGGACCTCCA GGACCACCAGGAAAACCGGGAATCCCGGGCGATGAAGGCAATATTGGGCCTGAG GGTGCACCAGGAGCCAAAGGGGATACTggaaaggcaggacctccagggcTTCCAGGACCTCCTGGTCCAGCG GGCCCTCCTGGTCCCAGTGGTGAGGGGAGTGGGGAATCT TGCCCTGCAGCCTGCCCTGCTGGACCTCAGGGATTGGCTGGGCTACCAGGCATGAAG GGACACAAAGGTATGCCTGGTGAAGATGGCAAAGATGGTATACCTGGAGAAAAG GGAGATTCTGGACCTGAAGGCCCTCAAGGTGCGCCAGGTCGCATGGGAGACGAC GGACAAAGAGGACCCATTGGACCTCCTGGTACAACAGGAGAAAAAGGAGATAAG GGTCCTCCAGGTTTTAATGGCATGCCCGGACCCACCGGCCCACCTGGACCTCCT GGTGTGGAGGGATTGCGTGGACGTCAAGGTTTTGATGGACCCAAGGGTGATGAA GGCGCGATGGGATCTCAAGGGGAGCAGGGTCCTCAAGGAAATAAGGGAGATGTT GGAGCGCCGGGCAAAGACGGCCTAGATGGAATTCCTGGAACTGATGGTGCCAAG GGAGAGCCCGGGCCGGTCGGAACCGTTGGCGTTAGGGGGGTTGTGGGCATTCCT gggctTCCAGGGAAGCCAGGATTAGTTGGACCTACTGGTGAAAAG GGCGACGCCGGTGCTGATGGAGCCATCGGGCCAATTGGACTTCCGGGCAAAACC GGTGAGGACGGGAAACCCGGAGAAGATGGAAAACCAGGAGAAAAAGGCTCAACT GGTGGATCAGGGAAACAAGGGCCAGTGGGGCCAGCAGGTCCTCCAGGTATCGAG GGTGAAAAGGGCGAGAAAGGCAACGCTGGGGAAACTGGAATGAAAGGTCACACTGGACACAAAGGAGATCAG GGGCCGATGGGACCAGAGGGACCAAAAGGAAGTTTG GGAGCTACAGGTCTTCCCGGAGATCCTGGAGTCAAGGGAGATCAG GGTCCACCTGGAATTCCTGGAATTAAAGGAGag TATGGAACAAAGGGCGACAGAGGAGCAACCGGACCAGAAGGTAGACCGGGTCGGCCAGGCCATGAGGGCGTGGCTGGTCCAATGGGATCCCGAGGGCTGGAGGGAGAGCAGGGTTTACCTGGGCCACCGGGTCCCAGAGGTCTGCCT GGCCCAAGAGTTAGCGATGACAACCTTCGGGAAATGTGCTCGGCTGTGGTTGAAG AACAATTAGGAGAATTCATGAAAGATTTCCTAAAGAGGCCCGCCGCATTGGGAGCTCCTGGCGTCCCAGGACAAGCGGGACCACCAGGCCCTGCTGGAGCTGATGGTgcgccgggaccaccgggagctcAAGGGCCCATGGGGGTCAAAGGCCATCCGGGCTACTTTGGCATGCCAGGTTCACCGGGAAAGAAAG GTGACACTGGAGCTAAGGGAGATAAAGGAGATAAAGGTGAAGCTGGTGTTGGAATCAAAGGAAGTGCAGGACTACCAGGTGcaccag GTGCTCCAGGTGCTCCCGGCATTGGCAAAGATGGGAAGGATGGAGAACCTGGCGAACAAGGAAGCCCCGGCGTCCCAGGAGCAGCCGGTCCAAAGGGTCCATCTGGTCCACCAGGTCTTTGTGACCCATCAACCTGCACAAACCGAAATCCACCACCTCTCTTTATGTACGGCGGGAAGAAGTCATCCACTTACAGAAAAAAGTGA